The Dehalobacter sp. sequence GGCATTTGAACAGCTAAAGAGCCGCTTGGCTGCCGAAGGACTGTTCGCCGCAGAGAAGAAGAAACCGATCCCACGATTTCCTTCGAGGGTGGCCATCGTCACCAGTTCTACTGGAGCAGCGCTGAAGGACATCTTGCATATTGCCCGAAGACGCAATCCATTGATTTCTTTAATCATTATTCCTTCTGCGGTTCAGGGTGAGGCAGCACCGGGAGAAATCGTCAGAGCTATTCAGAGAGCCAATCATTACGGAGAGATTGACCTGCTGATTGTCGGCAGGGGAGGTGGTTCCCTGGAAGAACTATGGGCTTTCAACACCGAGGAGGTGGCAAGAGCCATTGCCGCTTCCAGCATACCGGTCGTTTCTGCTGTCGGTCATGAAGTCGATTATACGATTGCGGATTTTGTTGCCGATTTAAGAGCGCCGACGCCGTCAGCTGCTGCAGAATTGGTCATTCCGGTCCTTAACGAATTGAAAGACGGTATCCGTTATTATGAAGAAAAGCTCACGCAAAGGATCCAAAGCGTTCTGCGAACCAAAAGGCATCAAGTGGAAGAATTGATGTCCAACTCTGCTTTGGCCCGCCCGGGCTGGCGTGTCGAACAATCCAGACAGAATCTGGATTATCTCTCCACGCGTCTTGTCGAGGGAATGACTGGATTTCTGACAGAAAAGAATGGTATACTTAGGTTGTTAAGCGCGAAAATTGACTTATTAAGTCCCTTGAATATACTGGGAAGAGGATATTCTTTAGCCTATGATATCGAGGGGAAATTAATCAAAACGGTAAGACAGGCCGTAGCAGGGGATGCTTTATCCGTGCGGCTCAGTGACGGGACATTAATCTGCGAAGTTACAGATACAGAAGAACTTCAAACGTCAAGCGATTCAAACGTCAAGAGAGGATTACCATGAAAAAGAATAGCGATAAAGAAGCCTTCACCTTCGATAAAGGGATTGAAAGGCTGGAGCAAATCATTAATGATCTGGATCAGAACAATGTGCAGCTCGAGCAAGCTCTGGACTTGTTTGGGGAAGGAATTAAGCTGATCAAACAATGTAACGGCCTTCTGGATTCGGCCGAAGCAAAGGTCAAAGTGCTGTTGGAAAATAGTAAAGGCGAGCTGGTAGTAACCGATCAAGATTAGGAGCACAGACAGAAAATGTTTAAAGAACGCTATCATGACTATTTAGAGATGGTTGAACAATATCTTAATCATTTGCCGCTGGATCGGAATATACTGGGCAGGAGTATGAACTATTCCCTGGTCGGGGGAGGCAAAAGGATTCGGCCCGTATTGGCGCTGGCCTGCGCGGAGCTTGTCGGCGGACGGTCTGAAGAGATTGTCTCAGAAGCTGCCGCGATCGAGCTTATCCATACCTATTCCCTGATTCATGACGATCTTCCAGCCATGGATGATGATGATTATCGCAGAGGTAAACTGTCGAACCATAAAGTATTCGGAGAAGCCGGAGCCGTTTTGGCGGGTGACGCCTTGCTTACGCTTGCTTTTGAGCTGCTGGCTGAGCCTTCGGCAATAGAGCCTCAGAAAAAATTAAGGGTCATTAGAGAGACTGCCCAAGCCGCCGGCTGGCAGGGCATGGTCGGCGGGCAGAGCCTTGATACGCTTGGAAACCTGGAAAACAGTACGCTGGCTGATATCGAGCAGGTCCATCATTTAAAGACCGGCGCTCTTCTGAAGGCTTCAGCGCGTCTTGGCGCAATTTTAGGCGGAGGATCGGAACCGGAGATTGAAATCCTGACAAGCTATGCTTTATACTTGGGATTAGCCTTTCAAATCAAAGACGATATTCTTGATGTTGTAGGAGAAAGCGCGGTCATCGGCAAATCCGCCGGTAAGGACCAAAAATCCGGCAAACCGACCTATCCGTCGCTGCTGGGGCTTGAGGGGGCCAGGGAGCAACTGGAAAAAACGGTCTTTCTGGCGAAAGAATCCCTGTCTTGTTTTGGCCCGAAAGCAGCGTTTTTATTATCCCTGGCTGACTACACCGCTGAAAGAACAAACTAGTACCATGTAACCCCTAAATCTTATATATCCTGGCGGCCAATTTCTTTTCATACTGCGTTGTCTTATCGCTCCTATGCCATCCATGGCATCCGCGACATTTGTCCATCCGTGGACTTCAATCGCCATACACTCGGTATGGCTCAATCCTCCGCCTTGTCTTAAAAGAAATCTGCTCACCATTATATTACAATTTTAGGGGTTACAAGGTACTAGATAAAAATGACGAATGACGGGAACAATGACAGAAACATCATATGATAGAAAAAATTAATCAGGATGAGAGAGGATGATTCATCGCTATGAACCCAGTCTCTTCGATATTGAACAACAATATCATGTGGGTTTCGCTTTTTGCCTGGATACTTGCCCAATTCTTAAAGATCCTGATCAATTTTGTGATTGAGAAGGAATGGGATTTTGATCTTCTGACAAGTTCCGGCGGATTTCCAAGTTCGCATACAGCGATTGTCTGTGCCTTGGCCATCAGCATTGGCAAAACCGACGGCTGGGAATCTTCTCTGTTTGCGATTGCTGTTACGCTGGCTGTTATTGTCATGTATGATGCTGCCGGTGTCCGGCGCGCAGCCGGAAATCATGCCAGAATTATCAACTATCTTGTGGAATGGATGCGGCAGCACCCGACAGATTTTTTGGGTTATAATATTCAAGAGGAAAAGTTTAAGGAACTAATCGGTCATACGCCTTTTGAAGTGTTTGGTGGCGCAATTCTAGGCTGCGCAGTTGGTTTGATCTTTTAGTAACGCCAGAATGCAGCGCATTCTCGTGTCGTTATTTTGAGAACGGGTTATAGGATGAGGAAGGCAGGATAGACTTTTGGTTCGCAAGAAACAAAGTGTTCGCTATATTATTACCGTATTTATTGCCACGTTTTTTATTGCTTCACTTCTGGGAAGCGGAACAGAGGCTTTTTTAAGGTTTTTTCCGGTAAGCCTGACCTGGATATTGCTGATGGTTGTGATAACGGTCGGAATCCTGTTTGATATCATCGGTATTGCGGTGACGGCTGCTGATGAAGCGCCTCACCATGCCCGGGCAGCCAAAAAAATTTTTGGTGCCAAGCAGTCTGTCTATTTAATCAAACACGCCGATAAAGTCGCCAATTTCGCCAATGATATTGTCGGCGATATCACGGGAACATTAAGCGGGGCAATGGGCGCGACCATTATTTTAAGCTTAATCGCTAAATTTTCTGTTTTAAGTACCTGGAAGGTACTTTTAAATGTGTTGATTTTGGCCTTGATTGCTTCGCTTACTGTGACGGGAAAGGCCTGGGGCAAAACCATTGCGATTAACGAAGCAAATCGGATTGTTGATATGACCGGCAGAGTGATTGCCAGTGTGGAAAAGGTAACCGGACTGAGCATGACAAAAAACAAACGAGGAGGAAAATAATTTGCGGCTTCTGGACAAAATTGATTCTCCGACCGA is a genomic window containing:
- a CDS encoding polyprenyl synthetase family protein; the protein is MFKERYHDYLEMVEQYLNHLPLDRNILGRSMNYSLVGGGKRIRPVLALACAELVGGRSEEIVSEAAAIELIHTYSLIHDDLPAMDDDDYRRGKLSNHKVFGEAGAVLAGDALLTLAFELLAEPSAIEPQKKLRVIRETAQAAGWQGMVGGQSLDTLGNLENSTLADIEQVHHLKTGALLKASARLGAILGGGSEPEIEILTSYALYLGLAFQIKDDILDVVGESAVIGKSAGKDQKSGKPTYPSLLGLEGAREQLEKTVFLAKESLSCFGPKAAFLLSLADYTAERTN
- the xseB gene encoding exodeoxyribonuclease VII small subunit codes for the protein MKKNSDKEAFTFDKGIERLEQIINDLDQNNVQLEQALDLFGEGIKLIKQCNGLLDSAEAKVKVLLENSKGELVVTDQD
- the xseA gene encoding exodeoxyribonuclease VII large subunit; translation: MNERILTVSEINREINDALKKHNGLWNCWVTGEISNFKDHIPSGHWYFTLKDKEAGIKTVMFKTRNLTAGFQPQNGMKVSIRGSIRLYEKDGSVQLYAEEIYPSGLGALYLAFEQLKSRLAAEGLFAAEKKKPIPRFPSRVAIVTSSTGAALKDILHIARRRNPLISLIIIPSAVQGEAAPGEIVRAIQRANHYGEIDLLIVGRGGGSLEELWAFNTEEVARAIAASSIPVVSAVGHEVDYTIADFVADLRAPTPSAAAELVIPVLNELKDGIRYYEEKLTQRIQSVLRTKRHQVEELMSNSALARPGWRVEQSRQNLDYLSTRLVEGMTGFLTEKNGILRLLSAKIDLLSPLNILGRGYSLAYDIEGKLIKTVRQAVAGDALSVRLSDGTLICEVTDTEELQTSSDSNVKRGLP
- a CDS encoding divergent PAP2 family protein, giving the protein MNPVSSILNNNIMWVSLFAWILAQFLKILINFVIEKEWDFDLLTSSGGFPSSHTAIVCALAISIGKTDGWESSLFAIAVTLAVIVMYDAAGVRRAAGNHARIINYLVEWMRQHPTDFLGYNIQEEKFKELIGHTPFEVFGGAILGCAVGLIF